Proteins encoded by one window of Sphaerodactylus townsendi isolate TG3544 linkage group LG02, MPM_Stown_v2.3, whole genome shotgun sequence:
- the CNIH1 gene encoding protein cornichon homolog 1 isoform X2: protein MAFTFAAFCYMLALLLTAALIFFAIWHIIAFDELKTDYKNPIDQCNTLNPLVLPEYLIHAFFCVMFLCATEWLTLGLNMPLLAYHIWRYMSRPVMSGPGLYDPTTIMNADILAYCQKEGWCKLAFYLLSFFYYLYGMIYVLVSS from the exons atggcgTTCACGTTCGCCGCCTTCTGCTACATGCTGGCCCTGCTCCTCACCGCCGCCCTCATCTTCTTCGCCATCTGGcat ATTATAGCTTTTGACGAACTGAAGACTGACTACAAGAATCCCATAGACCAGTGTAATACGCTCAACCCT cTTGTACTTCCCGAGTACCTCATCCATGCGTTCTTCTGTGTTATGTTTCTGTGTGCGACAGAATGGCTTACGCTGGGTCTCAATATGCCGTTGCTGGCTTACCACATTTGGAG GTACATGAGCAGACCAGTAATGAGCGGACCGGGACTTTATGACCCCACCACAATCATGAATGCAGATATTTTAGCGTATTGCCAGAAGGAAGGATGGTGCAAACTAGCATTTTACCTTCTGTCCTTTTTTTACTACCTATATGG CATGATTTACGTTTTGGTGAGCTCATAA
- the CNIH1 gene encoding protein cornichon homolog 1 isoform X1, translating to MAFTFAAFCYMLALLLTAALIFFAIWHIIAFDELKTDYKNPIDQCNTLNPTVEKVKKIKRVKIALKLVLPEYLIHAFFCVMFLCATEWLTLGLNMPLLAYHIWRYMSRPVMSGPGLYDPTTIMNADILAYCQKEGWCKLAFYLLSFFYYLYGMIYVLVSS from the exons atggcgTTCACGTTCGCCGCCTTCTGCTACATGCTGGCCCTGCTCCTCACCGCCGCCCTCATCTTCTTCGCCATCTGGcat ATTATAGCTTTTGACGAACTGAAGACTGACTACAAGAATCCCATAGACCAGTGTAATACGCTCAACCCT ACAGTTGAAAAGGTTAAAAAGATTAAAAGAGTCAAAATTGCATTAAAG cTTGTACTTCCCGAGTACCTCATCCATGCGTTCTTCTGTGTTATGTTTCTGTGTGCGACAGAATGGCTTACGCTGGGTCTCAATATGCCGTTGCTGGCTTACCACATTTGGAG GTACATGAGCAGACCAGTAATGAGCGGACCGGGACTTTATGACCCCACCACAATCATGAATGCAGATATTTTAGCGTATTGCCAGAAGGAAGGATGGTGCAAACTAGCATTTTACCTTCTGTCCTTTTTTTACTACCTATATGG CATGATTTACGTTTTGGTGAGCTCATAA